The sequence ccctgactttgtgcaagtgtacctagaagaattgatgctgttttgaaggtcaaggatggtcacaccaaatatggatttgatttggatttttcttctgttcactcactttgcatttagttaattgataaatataatctattaacatgtctatttttgaaagcattcttactttacagcattttttttcacacctgcctaaaacttttgcacagtactgtgtgtgtgtgtgtgtgtgtgtgtgtgtgtgtttatttatttattttctacagcaTTGTATAGATCGTATGTGCTTGATAAATATTCTATAACCTGGAATCTTTAGAAACTGCCATTGTAaattttaagtttttgtttttaatttctgatgCCATGACCatgcttttgcacagtactgtatacacacacgtCAGACTGCTTAATTACGTCATTGAAGTGTGAGTGTGTTCAATGCAATGCATGCTGCTGCTCATTACTCCCTGTGTGGTGCTTTAATAGTCATGCCTCCAGCATCAGCAGCATTGATAGCACACAGCTGCGTTGGGCTCTGGATCGAGGGTTGTGATGTGTTCACAACCTGGCTTTTTCTCAGCTCCAGTTCACATTATAATGTCTCACTGACATTGAATCTTCCCCAGTCACAGTAATGCATTTCTACAATGTTCTTCTGCAAAGTCACAAGCTGTTGACATGAACCCCAATATGCATGTGTGTACTGTAGCGAAGTGCCAGCAGAGACGTACATGTAGATATTGAGGCTAAAAGACGTTATTCTTACACAAGCATCTCAAGACCGGCACTGGCTAAGCTGGCACAATGCTGGTTAAAGCATTGCAATCTAAAGATTTATTTCACAGTGCTATAATAGTCAACTCACTGTCTTTGAATAAATCACACATGGTTTCCATTCTCCGCTGCCATGGTTACCAGCACACTACAGCAGCTGTGCTGTATTATTGACATCTGTATGGTATTGTGTTGTATTGACAAATCGAGGTATGTAACGGGCCCATTGCCTGCAAAGGTACCACGAAACGTTCCTGTCAGGAGAAATGAGGAAGGCAGCACCTCCTGTcactttttttaagtaacaaaaacacttattcactgacAAACATGAACTATTTTAGATGCGTAATGGCTGCAGtttaggatactgaccttagggttagggttttggtATTGGGAGAGGAGTATTCATTGCTTTATTCCTGCTGACAGGAgcatttggtggtacctttgtaaggtaAGCACACAACCCACTAATCAAGGAAACGCACTGTGCGTATGAATTCACACAGTGTGCCATTGCAGTGGTTGCTTTCTATTTTTGCGTGAACGTACGATCAAAGCAATTCAACAAGAAACAACTGGTATATTCAtgcagtaaatacatatgtatgaaACGtatcatttttcaataaaaaataccaGATcggttttaaaatgtcacttgGCAGCCCTGGTATTTCTTACAGGCGCTGCGTCGATAGCCTGATTGCGTCACTGCTCGAGGACTGTCCTGTGGTCAGTCTCTCTGTGCATGCCGGGTGGTTGGGTGTCTGGAGTAGAGTGAACCTCGCTGGTTTTTAATAGcaaatcaaatataaaatgtactacAAATTCAGCGGGTTCCCCGGGAGACTGAGCGGATCTAAGCCGGCTCTCGCCTACTGCCCTCAGGTAACGACTTCAATCGGGAGATTATATAATATCTGAAGGCTGCACAGAATGAGCTTCAGTCATTGAGCAGCGCGACTCGCCTCGGTACTTCCTGCTTTCACTTCAGCATGTCTGCACTGGCCTCTGCATTGCACTTTGATACACATCGCATCGGACTGAATGGCATTTTACAAACGGGGTAAGGGTAAACGGGACTTGATTTGACTCGACTTGACTCGACTTGACGCGTACATAACGGTGCATCCACTCCACAAATGTAAATACGATTCTTATTGCTGGCAGTTCACTCACTGGTACTCAGATACTTGTTCTGTGGTTAACCTCCATGTCGCAATCTGTATGTTTTTTATACATGCAACTGCGTTTGAGGAAGTAGAAGTTAATGGCTTTGCCATTTGTTTGAGTATTTCATTGTGTACTCTGCGAATAGCATGCCGTGTTTTCTAATGGGAAGTACAATTTGACATCTGATGTGGGTGGGATGTGTTGTAGTTATaaacttcagtttaaaaaaaaaaaaatagtagtagtTATACTGAGATTTGTGTTACTGTATTTGAAGCAGTTATTTTAAGACGTAGGCATCTTTTTTCCTCAATTCTGAAGAGCAGCTTGTCAGCCCTACTgtagttagttatttattttatttacttagtGTTTTTagacaaagcactgtacaaaacacagcacagagaaTGATACATTAGGATACAACAGTACATTAATATAACATCATACACATCCACCACTGTCAGATAAGATGAATTAATAAGTGTAGAATaatagtataaaataaatacatgcatataaaTATTGGTACCAATATAGACATCCATATATAAACTTTTACTTGataaaaatacaaagtaatactgtaaaacacaatGATGCAATAGtagcacaataaaaacataaagttATTCAAACCCATTATGATAAAAGCTAAATTATAATGATACATTTTCAATCTTGAGCATTTCATGTTAATCctgtaattttataataatacatgttcAATCTTGAGCATAGCAGTTAATGTTAATcctgtaatttataataatacatgttcAATCTTGATCATTTCATGTTAATcctgtaatttataataatacatgttcAATCTTGACCATAGCAGTTAATGTTAATCCTGtaattttataatacatgttCAATCTTGAGCATAGCAGTTAATGTTAATCCTGtaattttattataatacatgttCAATCTTGAGCATAGCAGTTAATGTTAATCctgtaattttataataatacatgttcAATCTTGAGCATAGCAGTTAATGTTAATCctgtaattttataataatacatgttcAATCTTGAGCATAGCAGTTAATGTTAATCCTGTAAGCGACTGGTGTGCCTTTCTATATGATTGGGATTCTTATAAGGATGTGTTTTTTGGCTCTCTGCAGGGGCTGAGACCAGGTGTGCCTTCGCAGCCCCAGCCCATGATGTTCACCACTCCGACCAAAGTGGCATCGCATTCAGGAGAGATGGTGCAGTACCTGAGGGCCAACAGAGTCCCTGACCTGCAGAGGCTCTTTCAGGTACTGgaagagggggggtggggggggggtgacttcatggtctatgagtcgtatgtctgtggtgacttgacttcatggtctatgagtcgtgtctctgtggtgacttgacttcatggtctatgagtcgtgtatctgtggtgacttgacttcatggtctatgagtcgtgtatctgtggtgacttgacttcatggtctatgagtcgtgtgtctgtggtgacttgacttcatggtctatgagtcgtgtatctgtggtgacttgacttcatggtctatgagtcgtgtgtctgtggtgacttgacttcatggtctatgagtcgtgtatctgtggtgacttgacttcatggtctatgagtcgtgtgtctgtggtgacttgacttcatggtctatgagtcgtgtgtctgtggtgacttgacttcatggtctatgagtcgtgtatctgtggtgacttgacttcatggtctatgagtcgtgtatctgtggtgacttgacttcatggtctatgagtcgttgtggtgacttgacttcatggtctatgagtcgtgtgtctgtggtgacttgacttcatggtctatgagtcgtgtgtctgtggtgacttgacttcatggtctatgagtcgtgtatctgtggagacttgacttcatggtctatgagtcgtgtgtctgtggtgacttgacttcatggtctatgagtcgtgtgtctgtggtgacttgacttcatggtctatgagtcgtgtgtctgtggtgacttgacttcatggtctatgagtcgtgtgtctgtggtgacttgacttcatggtctatgagtcgtgtatctgtggtgacttgacttcatggtctatgagtcgtgtgtctgtggtgacttgacttcatggtctatgagtcgtgtatctgtggtgacttgacttcatggtctatgagtcgtgtttCTGtggacttgacttcatggtctatgagtcgtgtatctgtggtgacttgacttcatggtctatgagtcgtgtgtctgtggtgacttgacttcatggtctatgagtcgtgtatctgtggtgacttgacttcatggtctatgagtcgtgtatctgtggtgacttgacttcatggtctatgagtcgtgtgtctgtggtgacttgacttcatggtctatgagtcgtttgtctgtggtgacttgacttcatggtctatgagtcgtgtgtctgtggtgacttgacttcatggtctatgagtcgtgtgtctgtggtgacttgacttcatggtctatgagtcgtatgtctgtggtgacttgacttcatggtctatgagtcgtatgtctgtggtgacttgacttcatggtctatgagtcgtgtatctgtggtgacttgacttcatggtctatgagtcgtatgtctgtggtgacttgacttcatggtctatgagtcgtgtgtctgtggtgacttgacttcatggtctatgagtcgtgtgtctgtggtgacttgacttcatggtctatgagtcgtgtgtctgtggtgacttgacttcatggtctatgagtcgtgtgtctgtggtgacttgacttcatggtctatgagtcgtgtgtctgtggtgacttgacttcatggtctatgagtcgtgtgtctgtggtgacttgacttcatggtctatgagtcgtgtgtctgtggtgacttgacttcatggtctatgagtcgtgtgtctgtggtgacttgacttcatggtctatgagtcgtgtgtctgtggtgacttgacttcatggtctatgagtcgtgtgtctgtggtgacttgacttcatggtctatgagtcgtgtgtctgtggtgacttgacttcatggtctatgagtcgtgtgtctgtggtgacttgacttcatggtctatgagtcgtgtatctgtggtgacttgacttcatggtctatgagtcgtgtgtctgtggtgacttgacttcatggtctatgagtcgtgtgtctgtggtgacttgacttctatggtctatgagtcgtgtgtctgtggtgacttggtCTATGAGTCTTCTGTGGtgatggtctatgagtcgtgtgtctgtggtgacttgacttcatggtctatgagtcgtgtgtctgtggtgacttgacttcatggtctatgagtcgacttgacttcatggtctatgagtcgtgtgtctgtggtgacttgacttcgtggtctatgagtcgtgtgtctgtggtgacttgacttcatggtctatgagtcgtgtgtctgtggtgacttgacttcatggtctatgagtcgtgtgtctgtggtgacttgacttcatggtctatgagtcgtgtgtctgtggtgacttgacttcatggtctatgagtcgtgtgtctgtggtgacttgacttcgtggtctatgagtcgtgtgtctgtggtgacttgacttcatggtctatgagtcgtgtctgtctgtggtgacttgacttcatggtctatgagtcgtgtgtctgtggtgacttgacttcatggtctatgagtcgtgtgtctgtggtgacttgacttcatggtctatgagtcgtgtgtctgtggagACTTGACTTcgtggtctatgagtcgtgtgtctgtggtgacttgacttcgtggtctatgagtcgtgtgtctgtggtgacttgacttcatggtctatgagtcgacttgacttcatggtctatgagtcgtgtgtctgtggtgacttgacttcatggtctatgagtcgtgtgtctgtggtgacttgacttcatggtctatgagtcgtgtatctgtggtgacttgacttcatggtctatgagtcgtgtgtctgtggtgacttgacttcatggtctatgagtcgtgtgtctgtggtgacttgacttcttggtctatgagtcgtgtgtctgtggtgacttgacttcatggtctatgagtcgtatgtctgtggtgacttgacttcatggtctatgagtcgtatgtctgtggtgacttgacttcatggtctatgagtcgtgtgtctgtggtgacttgacttcttggtctatgagtcgtgtttctgtggtgacttgacttcatggtctatgagtcgtgtgtggtgacttgacttcatggtctatgagtcgtgtctctgtggtgacttgacttcatggtctatgagtcgtgtgtctgtggtgacttgacttcatggtctatgagtcgtgtgtctgtggagacttgacttcatggtctatgagtcgtgtctgtggtgacttgacttcatggtctatgagtcgtgtgtctgtggtgacttgacttcatggtctatgagtcgtgtgtctgtggtgacttgacttcatggtctatgagtcgtgtatctgtggtgacttgacttcatggtctatgagtcgtgtgtctgtggtgacttgacttcatggtctatgagtcgtgtgtctgtggtgacttgacttcatggtctatgagtcgtgtgtctgtggtgacttgacttcatggtctatgagtcgtgtgtctgtggtgacttgacttcatggtctatgagtcgtgtgtctgtggtgacttgacttcatggtctatgagtcgtgtgtctgtggtgacttgacttcatggtctatgagtcgtgtgtctgtggtgacttgacttcatggtctatgagtcgtgtgtctgtggtgacttgacttcatggtctatgagtcgtgtgtctgtggtgacttgacttcatggtctatgagtcgtgtgtctgtggtgacttgacttcatggtctatgagtcgtgtgtctgtggtgacttgacttcatggtctatgagtcgtgtgtctgtggtgacttgacttcatggtctatgagtcgtgtgtctgtggtgacttgacttcatggtctatgagtcgtgtctctgtggtgacttgacttcatggtctatgagtcgtgtatctgtggtgacttgacttcatggtctatgagtcgtgtctctgtggtgacttgacttcatggtctatgagtcgtgtatctgtggtgacttgacttcatggtctatgagtcgtgtctctgtggtgacttgacttcgtggtctatgagtcgtgtatctgtggtgacttgacttcatggtctatgagtcgtgtgtctgtggtgacttgacttcatggtctatgagtcgtgtatctgtggtgacttgacttcatggtctatgagtcgtgtgtctgtggtgacttgacttcatggtctatgagtcgtgtgtctgtggtgacttgacttcatggtctatgagtcgtgtgtctgtggtgacttgacttcatggtctatgagtcgtgtgtctgtggtgacttgacttcatggtctatgagtcgtgtgtctgtggtgacttgacttcgtggtctatgagtcgtgtatctgtggtgacttgacttcttggtctatgagtcgtgtgtctgtggtgacttgacttcatggtctatgagtcgtgtgtctgtggtgacttgacttcatggtctatgagtcgtatgtctgtggtgacttgacttcatggtctatgagtcgtgtatctgtggtgacttgacttcatggtctatgagtcgtgtgagtcggtgacttgacttcatggtctatgagtcgtgtgtctgtggtgacttgacttcatggtctatgagtcgtgtgtctgtggtgacttgacttcatggtctatgagtcgtgtgtctgtggtgacttgacttcatggtctatgagtcgtgtgtctgtggtgacttgacttcgtggtctatgagtcgtgtgtctgtggtgacttgacttcatggtctatgagtcgtgtgtctgtggtgacttgacttcatggtctatgagtcgtgtgtctgtggtgacttgacttcatggtctatgagtcgtgtgtctgtggagacttgacttcatggtctatgagtcgtgtgtctgtggtgacttgacttcatggtctatgagtcgtgtgtctgtggtgacttgacttcatggtctatgagtcgtgtgtctgtggtgacttgacttctggtctatgagtcgtgtactgtggtgacttgacttcatggtctatgagtcgtgtgtctgtggtgacttgacttcatggtctatgagtcgtgtatctgtggtgacttgacttcatggtctatgagtcgtgtgtctgtggtgacttgacttcatggtctatgagtcgtgtatctgtggtgacttgacttcatggtctatgagtcgtgtgtctgtggtgacttgacttcatggtctatgagtcgtgtatctgtggtgacttgacttcatggtctatgagtcgtgtgtctgtggtgacttgacttcatggtctatgagtcgtgtctctgtggtgacttgacttcgtGGTCTATGAGTCGtatgtctgtggtgacttgacttcgtggtctatgagtcgtgtctctgtggtgacttgacttcgtggtctatgagtcgtgtctctgtggtgacttgacttcgtggtctatgagtcgtgtgtctgtggtgacttgacttcgtggtctatgagtcgtgtctctgtggtgacttgacttcatggtctatgagtcgtgtgtctgtggtgacttgacttcgtggtctatgagtcgtgtctctgtggtgacttgacttcgtggtctatgagtcgtgtctctgtggtgacttgacttcgtggtctatgagtcgtgtgtctgtggtgacttgacttcatggtctatgagtcgtgtctctgtggtgacttgacttcgtggtctatgagtcgtgtgtctgtggtgacttgacttcgtGAGTctacttgacttcatggtctatgagtcgtgtatctgtggtgacttgacttcatggtctatgagtcgtgtctgtggtgacttgacttcatggtctatgagtcgtgtatctgtggtgacttgacttcgtggtctatgagtcgtgtgtctgtggtgacttgacttcatggtctatgagtcgtgtgtctgtggtgacttgacttcatggtctatgagtcgtgtgtctgtggtgacttgacttcgtggtctatgagtcgtgtctctgtggtgacttgacttcatggtctatgagtcgtgtgtctgtggtgacttgacttcatggtctatgagtcgtgtgtctgtggtgacttgacttcatggtctatgagtcgtgtatctgtggtgacttgacttcatggtctatgagtcgtgtgtctgtggtgacttgacttcgtggtctatgagtcgtgtgtggtgacttgacttcatggtctatgagtcgtgtatctgtggtgacttgacttcatggtctatgagtcgtgtatctgtggtgacttgacttcatggtctatgagtcgtgtgtctgtggtgacttgacttcatggtctatgagtcgtgtatctgtggtgacttgacttcttggtctatgagtcgtgtgtctgtggtgacttgacttcatggtctatgagtcgtatatctgtggtgacttgacttcatggtctatgagtcgtgtgtctgtggtgacttgacttcatggtctatgagtcgtgtatctgtggagacttgacttcatggtctatgagtcgtatgtctgtggtgacttgacttcatggtctatgagtcgtgtatctgtggtgacttgacttcatggtctatgagtcgtgtgtctgtggtgacttgacttcatggtctatgagtcgtgtgtctgtggtgacttgacttcatggtctatgagtcgtgtgtctgtggtgacttgacttcatggtctatgagtcgtgtgtctgtggtgacttgacttcatggtctatgagtcgtgtgtctgtggtgacttgacttcatggtctatgagtcgtgtgtctgtggtgacttgacttcatggtctgtgagtcgtgtgtctgtggtgacttgacttcatggtctatgagtcgtgtgtctgtggtgacttgacttcatggtctatgagtcgtgtatctgtggtgacttgacttcatggtctatgagtcgtgtgtctgtggtgacttgacttcatggtctatgagtcgtgtgtctgtggtgacttgacttcatggtctatgagtcgtgtatctgtggtgacttgacttcatggtctatgagtcgtgtgtctgtggtgacttgacttcatggtctatgagtcgtgtctctgtggtgacttgacttctggtctatgagtcgtgtctctgtggtgacttgacttcatgctctatgagtcgtgtatctgtggtgacttgacttcatggtctatgagtcgtgtctgtggtgacttgacttcatggtctatgagtcgtgtatctgtggtgacttgacttcatggtctatgagtcgtgtgtctgtggtgacttgacttcatggtctatgagtcgtgtgtctgtggtgacttgacttcatggtctatgagtcgtatgtctgtggtgacttgacttcatggtctatgagtcgtgtatctgtggtgacttgacttcatggtctatgagtcgtgtgtctgtggagacttgacttcatggtctatgagtcgtgtatctgtggtgacttgacttcatggtctatgagtcgtgtgtctgtggtgacttgacttcatggtctatgagtcgtgtgtctgtggtgacttgacttcatggtctatgagtcgtgtgtctgtggtgacttgacttcatggtctatgagtcgtgtatctgtggtgacttgacttcatggtctatgagtcgtatgtctgtggtgacttgacttcatggtctatgagtcgtgtgtctgtggtgacttgacttcatggtctatgagtcgtgtgtctgtggtgacttgacttcatggtctatgagtcgtgtgtctgtggtgacttgacttcatggtctatgagtcgtgtgtctgtggtgacttgacttcatggtctatgagtcgtgtatctgtggtgacttgacttcatggtctatgagtcgtgtatctgtggtgacttgacttcatggtctatgagtcgtgtatctgtggtgacttgacttcatggtctatgagtcgtgtgtctgtggtgacttgacttcatggtctatgagtcgtgtgtctgtggtgacttgacttcatggtctatgagtcgtgtgtctgtggtgacttgacttcatggtctatgagtcgtgtatctgtggtgacttgacttcatggtctatgagtcgtgtatctgtggtgacttgacttctaTGTCTATGAGTCgttgtctgtggtgacttgacttcatggtctatgagtcgtgtgtctgtggtgacttgacttcatggtctatgagtcgtgtgtctgtggtgacttgacttcatggtctatgagtcgtgtatctgtggtgacttgacttcatggtctatgagtcgtgtgtctgtggtgacttgacttcatggtctatgagtcgtgtgtctgtggtgacttgacttcatggtctatgagtcgtgtgtctgtggtgacttgacttcatggtctatgagtcgtgtgtctgtggtgacttgacttcatggtctatgagtcgtgtgtctgtggtgacttgacttcatggtctatgagtcgtgtatctgtggtgacttgacttcatggtctatgagtcgtatctgtggtgacttgacttcatggtctatgagtcgtctgtggtgacttgacttcatggtctatgagtcgtgtgtctgtggtgacttgacttcatggtctatgagtcgtgtgtctgtggtgacttgacttcatggtctatgagtcgtgtgtctgtggtgacttgacttcatggtctatgagtcgtgtgtctgtggtgacttgacttcatggtctatgagtcgtgtgtctgtggtgacttgacttcatggtctatgagtcgtgtgtctgtggtgacttgacttcatggtctatgagtcgtgtgtctgtggtgacttgacttcatggtctatgagtcgtgtgtctgtggtgacttgacttcatggtctatgagtcgtgtatctgtggtgacttgacttcatggtctatgagtcgtgtgtctgtggtgacttgacttcatggtctatgagtcgtgtatctgtggtgacttgacttcatggtctatgagtcgtgtgtctgtggtgacttgacttcatggtctatgagtcgtgtgtctgtggtgacttgacttcatggtctatgtatctgtggtgacttgacttcatggtctatgagtcgtgtgtctgtggtgacttgacttcatggtctatgagtcgtgtatctgtggtgacttgacttcatggtctatgagtcgtgtgtctgtggtgacttgacttcatggtctatgagtcgtgtgtctgtggtg is a genomic window of Polyodon spathula isolate WHYD16114869_AA chromosome 6, ASM1765450v1, whole genome shotgun sequence containing:
- the LOC121316669 gene encoding cytochrome c oxidase subunit 7A-related protein, mitochondrial-like, with translation MYYKFSGFPGRLSGSKPALAYCPQGLRPGVPSQPQPMMFTTPTKVASHSGEMVQYLRANRVPDLQRLFQSSDGVPVHLKRGVPDKLLYRTTMALTIGGTLYCLVALYMASQSRKR